Proteins from a genomic interval of Channa argus isolate prfri chromosome 11, Channa argus male v1.0, whole genome shotgun sequence:
- the unc119b gene encoding protein unc-119 homolog B, producing MNGSQNQPAQTITKAQKDKRTGAETNHRDRKTGGGMLKKLKSRRSQTDKWPVFTEDELRTLGREISPDHVLGLRAVTENYLCKLEDNIYNIDFTRFKIRDLETGTVLFEIAKPPNSVPVESEEESGDADTSAGRFVRYQFTPAFLKLRTVGATVEFTVGDRPINSFRMIERHYFQGRLLKNFDFDFGFCIPNSRNTCEHIYEFPQLPDDLICKMVEHPYETRSDSFYFVDNKLIMHNKADYAYNGGL from the exons ATGAACGGTTCTCAAAACCAACCGGCCCAGACGATTACCAAGGCACAGAAGGACAAAAGGACCGGCGCGGAGACAAACCACAGGGACCGAAAGACCGGTGGAGGAATGCTGAAGAAGCTAAAGTCGAGGCGCAGTCAAACGGATAAATGGCCTGTGTTCACAGAGGATGAACTCCGGACGCTGGGAAGAGAGATTTCCCCGGACCATGTTCTCGGTCTCCGGGCTGTCACAGAGA ACTATCTTTGCAAACTTGAAGACAATATATACAACATTGACTTTACACGATTCAAAATCCGAGATCTGGAAACGGGGACTGTGCTATTTGAGATTGCCAAACCTCCTAACAGCG TTCCGGTGGAGAGTGAAGAGGAGAGTGGAGATGCCGACACAAGTGCTGGACGTTTTGTCAGATACCAGTTTACACCAGCCTTTCTAAAACTGCGCACAGTTGGTGCAAC TGTGGAGTTTACAGTGGGTGACCGGCCCATTAACAGCTTTCGAATGATTGAGAGACATTACTTCCAGGGCCGCCTTCTTAAgaactttgactttgactttggcTTTTGCATTCCTAACAGCCGAAACACATGTGAACATATTTATGAGTTTCCACAGCTTCCGGACGACCTCA TTTGCAAAATGGTGGAGCACCCCTATGAGACCAGATCAGACAGTTTCTACTTTGTGGACAACAAACTAATCATGCACAACAAGGCAGATTATGCCTACAATGGTGGTCTGTAA